TTACTTTCTAATGGTAACGTTTACATTTATCGACATACAAACAAGTGCTATTATTACGCAATTATGCCGAGCTTCGTTTCATTAATTCGGCATTTAAAATCATTTGTATACTTGAGCGCTCTGGTTCGTTAATCCGTTGTATTAAAAGCTCTCCTGCTCTTTTCCCAATTTCTCTTGCCGGCTGCCTCACTGCAGTTAGTGGTGGATTCAGACTACTAGCCCAATACATATCGTCAAAACCTACAATTGCCACATCATCAGGAATGGTAAGTTTGCGTTTATGAATGGTTTCAAGGGCACCTAATGTTATCAGGTTATTACCGGTAAAAATCGCATCGGGAGGTTCGGGCAAATTCAATAGCTCCTCACACAGTTGCACGCCACTCGGCAATTTAGAGTCACCATGTTTAATAAGTTCATCCAAAACCGGAAGGCCATTATGCTCCAATGCCTTTACATATCCTTTATCACGATAGGTAGTTGATGGAATAGTGGTTAATCCCGAGATGATAGCTATTCGTTTGTAACCTTGCTTTGCTAAAAAGTCAACCGCATTAAAGGCACTATCTTCATTATTTACCAGCACTACGTCAACATCAGTATTGCTTAGGCCCCTGTCGACACATACTACAGGCAAGCCGTCCTTAACCATTCTTTTTAATTGAATATCGTCTTCGCTGGCCGGTGCAGCAATAATTCCATCAATGCCCTCCGACTGCAATATCTCAAGGTATAATTTTTCTTTCTTCTCATCCTGGCTAAAATTACACATAATCAGTGCATAATTATTATTATATGCCACCTCTTCAATACCTTCAAGAACATCAACATAAAAAGGGTTTTGAATATCAGGAATCAATACACCGATTAAATTCCCCGATACGCTTTTAGACCGTAAACGCTTGGCCACCCTGCTGGGCTGATATTTAAGTTCTTTAATCGCCTTTAAAATTCGTGCCCGGGTTGCATCATTTACTTTGCCATTATTATTGAGCACACGAGATACCGTGGCAATAGACACCCCGGCTCGTTTTGCTACATCTTCCATACTGGCCATACGACAAAGTTTTAGTTAAGTTTTTATTCTATTTTATTGCGCAATAATACAAAACGCTTTGCAATGTAAACGTTTTCATGTAAAAATAAAAATTTTTCGTCTGCTTTTATTTTTATACAAGCTTAACATCAAGTCTCCCTACAAAGCTTTTTATTCTCTTTTTCAACCACATACAACAAGCAATAACTCTTTTTTAAAAAAATAGCCTGAATAAAAATCCTCTTTTAACTTTTTCACGATTTGCTGTTTTAGTGAGAATATTGATGTTAACGTTTACATTTAATAAAAACTTTGTATTTTTGAAACAATTTAAGTAATACAGTATCATGCTGAAACAATCAAACTTTAAGCTTATTTCCATCATTTTGCTGATGGCT
Above is a genomic segment from uncultured Draconibacterium sp. containing:
- a CDS encoding LacI family DNA-binding transcriptional regulator; this encodes MASMEDVAKRAGVSIATVSRVLNNNGKVNDATRARILKAIKELKYQPSRVAKRLRSKSVSGNLIGVLIPDIQNPFYVDVLEGIEEVAYNNNYALIMCNFSQDEKKEKLYLEILQSEGIDGIIAAPASEDDIQLKRMVKDGLPVVCVDRGLSNTDVDVVLVNNEDSAFNAVDFLAKQGYKRIAIISGLTTIPSTTYRDKGYVKALEHNGLPVLDELIKHGDSKLPSGVQLCEELLNLPEPPDAIFTGNNLITLGALETIHKRKLTIPDDVAIVGFDDMYWASSLNPPLTAVRQPAREIGKRAGELLIQRINEPERSSIQMILNAELMKRSSA